In Pseudomonas rhizosphaerae, one DNA window encodes the following:
- a CDS encoding iron-containing redox enzyme family protein, whose protein sequence is MSGYYEEITKLATSVHQHGALNNAFYERWLTAPLPFDELAIFAKNYFVRTSQTSTMIALSLLHTDNLCARVEIAKNLYSEYGYGHPQKAHIHLLENFLTDLLSRVAVAYRPVTKLSDELILPSTRQFVEEQQALYSQRPVDGGCQRILGTLLAQEWLAFSMLTRLYEGVRHYQHLYASNDEFHEHCEYFYIHIGNAEKDHKIQAIHAATLECRNDDEFAALADGFYDFMTITEQYWNGIAHAMKHGPNDIQALSKPWA, encoded by the coding sequence ATGTCCGGTTATTATGAAGAGATCACAAAGCTCGCCACCTCTGTGCACCAGCACGGCGCTCTGAATAACGCATTCTATGAACGCTGGCTGACGGCACCGCTGCCTTTCGACGAATTGGCTATATTTGCCAAGAATTATTTTGTAAGAACTTCACAAACTTCGACGATGATCGCATTGTCGCTGCTGCACACCGACAACCTGTGCGCGCGTGTCGAAATTGCCAAGAACCTGTATTCAGAATATGGCTACGGCCATCCGCAGAAAGCGCACATCCATTTGTTGGAGAATTTTCTGACTGATCTACTAAGTCGAGTGGCGGTTGCTTATAGGCCAGTAACCAAACTCAGCGATGAGCTGATTCTTCCAAGCACTCGGCAGTTCGTCGAGGAGCAACAAGCCCTGTATTCCCAGCGCCCCGTTGACGGCGGGTGCCAGCGCATACTTGGTACATTGTTGGCACAGGAATGGTTGGCGTTTTCGATGCTTACTCGCCTGTACGAGGGCGTGCGGCACTACCAGCACCTCTACGCTTCCAATGATGAATTTCACGAGCATTGCGAGTACTTCTACATCCATATCGGCAATGCCGAAAAGGATCACAAGATACAGGCTATCCACGCTGCCACTCTCGAGTGCAGAAACGACGACGAATTCGCGGCACTCGCAGACGGCTTTTACGACTTCATGACGATCACGGAGCAGTACTGGAATGGTATTGCCCACGCTATGAAACACGGCCCCAACGACATACAAGCCTTGTCGAAGCCCTGGGCCTAA
- a CDS encoding LysR family transcriptional regulator — MDISQLRMLTAIYKGGSIVKAAKSVHCVPSNVTARMKALEAEVGCCLLNRREKGVELSAAGKHLLIHAEKVLEAFAEAQACFDDTQKLSGTLRVGGIDSFVSTRLPAIASAFERDYPQVVLEITTNTWPELVENVLDGKLDIAVVAVDMANPKLSSMKISGEQLVLVYPQEWSHYGPLDLNDRKLLAWPEGCPFHAVAQAWCKESLQGVELVICGSWGGIMTCVEQGIGMAVVPKGVYDNHRALGNISVCETLVFDEVDQFLLTHKRTGGHPVRDGFAQMVCNASVHSI, encoded by the coding sequence ATGGATATTTCGCAATTGCGCATGCTTACTGCTATCTACAAAGGCGGAAGCATCGTCAAGGCCGCCAAGTCAGTGCATTGCGTTCCATCGAATGTGACTGCGCGCATGAAGGCTTTGGAAGCCGAAGTGGGATGTTGCCTGTTGAATCGACGCGAGAAGGGCGTTGAATTGAGCGCGGCGGGTAAACATTTGTTGATCCACGCGGAAAAGGTGCTCGAGGCATTTGCCGAAGCCCAGGCATGTTTCGATGATACTCAAAAGCTCAGTGGCACATTGCGGGTAGGAGGAATCGATTCTTTTGTAAGTACGCGCCTGCCGGCTATTGCTTCGGCATTCGAGCGTGATTATCCCCAGGTCGTCTTGGAAATAACGACCAATACGTGGCCGGAACTTGTAGAGAACGTTTTGGATGGAAAACTCGACATTGCCGTGGTTGCGGTGGACATGGCCAATCCCAAACTCAGCAGTATGAAAATATCAGGTGAACAACTGGTGCTGGTCTATCCGCAGGAGTGGTCGCACTACGGGCCCTTGGATTTGAACGATAGAAAGCTGCTGGCGTGGCCTGAAGGGTGTCCGTTTCACGCCGTGGCCCAGGCTTGGTGCAAGGAGTCATTGCAGGGTGTTGAGTTGGTGATATGTGGGAGTTGGGGAGGCATTATGACGTGTGTCGAGCAGGGCATTGGCATGGCGGTGGTTCCCAAGGGTGTCTACGATAACCACCGGGCGCTGGGAAATATCTCCGTCTGCGAGACACTTGTGTTCGACGAAGTGGACCAGTTCCTGTTGACCCATAAACGCACGGGTGGACATCCGGTCAGAGACGGGTTTGCGCAGATGGTGTGCAATGCATCCGTACACTCGATTTGA
- a CDS encoding cysteine hydrolase family protein yields the protein MKALVVIDVQQGLFQADPAPAFAHEVIERINTLTAAARSANIPVIFVQHELATGEFLVRGSETWALDHRLITAATDHYVSKTTPDSFLRTDLQALLQQADISHLVVCGYATEFCVDTTIRRAAGLGYEITLVSDAHTTQSKAHADAAQIIAHHTATLSSIKSFGVRIQALPTVAVDFNA from the coding sequence GTGAAAGCGCTAGTCGTCATCGACGTACAACAAGGCCTGTTCCAGGCGGACCCGGCTCCTGCCTTCGCTCACGAAGTGATCGAACGCATCAACACACTGACAGCGGCGGCCAGATCCGCAAACATCCCTGTGATTTTCGTCCAGCACGAACTCGCCACTGGCGAATTTCTTGTGCGAGGCAGTGAAACCTGGGCACTCGATCACCGTCTCATCACCGCCGCTACCGATCACTACGTCAGCAAGACCACCCCTGACTCTTTTCTCAGGACCGATCTGCAAGCGTTGCTGCAACAGGCTGATATTTCGCACCTGGTGGTGTGCGGCTATGCGACCGAGTTCTGTGTAGACACTACCATCCGCCGTGCTGCAGGTTTGGGTTATGAGATCACACTGGTAAGCGATGCTCACACCACACAGTCCAAGGCTCATGCCGACGCCGCGCAAATCATTGCTCACCATACCGCGACCTTGTCGAGCATCAAGAGCTTCGGGGTCAGGATCCAGGCGCTGCCAACCGTAGCCGTGGATTTCAATGCCTGA
- a CDS encoding MFS transporter, translated as MRKDYLAFFVSLFLSRLADQILLFIVPLVVFQATQSAAWAGMAFFVESLPRFLAFPICGALCDRFSPVRILHISQIYRVLLCVLAVILFIVFGGIAWLVVLSALCGVLTTQGVMAREVLMPRVFHHYSYTKTLSYSQIADQTGMVLGPLVAALMLEVWAWHWVVLCVAGVFLLADASMLLWQRLSRITIETFAQDQGAWLQPFRIAIGHIRTTPELRKVITLAVGVNLIVGVTAATSAAMVIGSFNADKNTYAGLQAAGAVATIAILLLLARVTISLKVLGGVSYIMIAAGGLVCAISPNLAGYVLGFLLIVGFDKMFNVYMRSIRQRVIPPQDFGKTVGVITLLNNLSQPAAGLLVALLAVPLGTQQVILMLAILSAALGTGAHWWLGRAIRRTAT; from the coding sequence ATGCGAAAGGACTACCTCGCATTCTTCGTCTCATTGTTCCTTTCACGTCTTGCTGACCAGATTCTATTATTCATCGTACCGCTGGTAGTCTTCCAGGCGACCCAAAGTGCAGCATGGGCCGGCATGGCATTTTTCGTGGAATCACTACCCAGGTTTCTGGCGTTTCCTATCTGTGGCGCATTGTGCGATCGATTCTCGCCCGTCCGGATTCTCCACATCAGCCAGATCTACAGGGTTCTACTGTGTGTGCTGGCGGTCATTCTGTTTATAGTGTTCGGTGGCATCGCATGGCTGGTCGTGTTGTCGGCGCTGTGTGGCGTGCTGACAACCCAGGGCGTCATGGCTCGCGAAGTACTGATGCCCCGCGTGTTCCATCACTACAGCTACACCAAGACCCTCTCCTACTCCCAAATTGCCGATCAGACCGGCATGGTATTAGGCCCGCTGGTCGCTGCACTGATGTTGGAAGTCTGGGCATGGCACTGGGTCGTGCTCTGTGTCGCTGGAGTATTTCTGCTGGCCGACGCAAGCATGCTGCTCTGGCAACGGCTCAGTCGGATAACCATAGAAACATTCGCCCAGGATCAAGGCGCGTGGCTGCAACCTTTTCGAATCGCCATCGGGCATATCCGTACCACACCTGAATTACGAAAAGTCATTACCTTGGCCGTCGGGGTGAATCTGATCGTTGGCGTGACGGCAGCCACTTCAGCGGCCATGGTGATTGGCAGCTTCAACGCGGACAAGAACACTTATGCCGGACTGCAAGCGGCGGGTGCCGTAGCCACCATCGCGATACTTCTGTTGCTTGCCCGAGTCACCATTTCCTTGAAAGTGCTGGGCGGTGTGTCATACATCATGATCGCTGCAGGTGGTTTGGTCTGTGCGATCAGTCCGAACCTGGCCGGCTATGTACTGGGGTTTTTATTGATAGTCGGCTTCGACAAGATGTTCAACGTCTACATGCGCAGCATTCGCCAGCGGGTCATTCCTCCTCAGGACTTCGGCAAGACGGTCGGGGTGATCACCTTGCTCAATAACCTGTCGCAACCGGCGGCGGGTTTACTCGTCGCCCTGTTGGCCGTGCCTTTGGGCACGCAACAAGTGATACTGATGCTGGCTATCTTGTCAGCAGCACTGGGTACAGGAGCCCACTGGTGGCTTGGTAGAGCGATCCGCCGCACTGCGACTTAA
- the katB gene encoding catalase KatB — translation MKIRTLSGYAVTALAVSLSWSSAFADTLTRDNGAVVGDNQNSQTAGPNGPALLQDVQLLQKLQRFDRERIPERVVHARGTGVHGEFVASSNIGELTKAKVFTPGTHTPVFVRFSSVVHGNHSPETLRDPRGFATKFYTADGNWDLVGNNFPTFFIRDAIKFPDMVHAFKPDPRTNLDDDSRRFDFFSHVPEATRTLTLLYSNEGTPAGYRFMDGNGVHAYKFVNAKGEVHYVKFHWKSLQGLKNLDPDQVVQTQGKDYAHMTHDLVTAINKGDFPKWDLYIQVLKPEDLAKFAFDPLDATKIWPDVPEQKIGQMVLNKNVDNFFQETEQVAMAPSNVVPGIEPSEDRLLQGRVFSYADTQMYRLGANGMSLPINRPRVAVNNGNQDGALNSGHTTGGVNYEPSRLAPRPSDDSARYSQTALSGTTQQAKIQREQNFKQAGDLYRSYSPKEQQDLINSFGGSLADTDTESKNIMLSYLYKADPAYGTGVTKVAKGDLEKVKQLAAKLQD, via the coding sequence ATGAAAATCAGAACCTTATCAGGATATGCGGTCACGGCACTGGCCGTCAGCCTGTCTTGGTCATCCGCTTTTGCAGATACCTTGACCCGCGACAACGGCGCCGTCGTCGGCGACAACCAGAACTCGCAGACGGCCGGACCCAACGGGCCGGCGCTGCTTCAAGACGTGCAGCTGTTGCAGAAACTTCAGCGCTTCGACCGCGAACGTATTCCAGAGCGCGTGGTGCATGCCCGTGGTACGGGTGTACATGGCGAGTTCGTCGCTTCCAGCAACATCGGTGAATTGACCAAGGCCAAGGTGTTCACACCGGGGACCCACACGCCGGTGTTCGTGCGCTTCTCGTCGGTGGTTCACGGCAACCATTCGCCGGAAACGCTGCGTGACCCCCGCGGTTTTGCGACCAAGTTCTATACGGCGGACGGCAACTGGGATCTGGTCGGCAATAACTTTCCGACCTTCTTCATTCGTGACGCGATCAAGTTTCCAGACATGGTCCACGCGTTCAAACCCGACCCCCGTACCAACCTTGACGACGATTCGCGTCGTTTCGACTTCTTCTCCCATGTGCCGGAAGCGACCCGCACGCTCACGCTGCTGTACTCCAATGAAGGCACTCCCGCGGGTTATCGCTTCATGGACGGCAATGGCGTGCACGCCTACAAGTTCGTCAACGCCAAGGGCGAAGTGCACTACGTGAAGTTTCACTGGAAGAGCCTGCAAGGTCTGAAGAACCTGGACCCGGACCAGGTCGTGCAAACCCAGGGTAAAGACTACGCGCACATGACCCACGATCTGGTCACCGCAATCAACAAGGGCGATTTCCCGAAGTGGGACTTGTACATCCAGGTGCTCAAGCCTGAAGACCTGGCCAAGTTCGCATTCGACCCGCTGGACGCGACCAAGATCTGGCCTGACGTACCGGAGCAGAAGATCGGGCAGATGGTGCTGAACAAGAACGTCGACAACTTCTTCCAGGAAACCGAACAGGTCGCCATGGCGCCTTCCAATGTGGTGCCGGGGATCGAGCCATCGGAAGACCGTCTCCTGCAAGGCCGTGTGTTCTCGTACGCTGATACCCAGATGTACCGCCTGGGCGCCAACGGGATGAGCCTGCCGATCAACCGTCCGCGCGTCGCCGTCAACAACGGCAACCAGGATGGCGCCTTGAACAGCGGACATACCACCGGTGGGGTGAACTATGAACCGAGCCGTCTTGCACCGCGCCCGAGCGACGACAGCGCGCGTTACAGCCAAACGGCTTTGAGCGGTACTACCCAGCAGGCGAAGATTCAGCGCGAGCAGAACTTCAAACAGGCGGGCGACTTGTACCGCTCCTATTCGCCCAAGGAGCAGCAGGACCTGATCAACAGCTTCGGCGGTTCTTTGGCTGACACGGATACCGAGAGCAAAAACATCATGCTGTCGTATCTGTACAAAGCCGATCCGGCCTACGGCACAGGCGTGACCAAAGTTGCCAAAGGCGACTTGGAGAAGGTCAAGCAGTTGGCCGCCAAGCTTCAGGACTGA
- a CDS encoding ankyrin repeat domain-containing protein produces MRYFIPWICSAMMLSTAALADDTPPPDTRQQLRELYFDAARSGSTDRLGAFIEAHYDLDTRDESGYTALILAAYHGQAAAVEQLLAAGANPCSQDKRGNTALMGAIFKGEVSIAHRLLKADCATDERNNSGQTAAMYAALFQRKDILEALAAKGADLEARDDRGNDARSLGEGRFSSGPLR; encoded by the coding sequence ATGCGATATTTCATTCCCTGGATCTGCTCGGCGATGATGCTTTCAACAGCTGCTTTGGCCGATGACACACCGCCCCCCGATACCCGCCAGCAACTTCGTGAACTGTACTTCGACGCCGCACGTTCGGGCAGCACCGACCGTTTGGGCGCGTTCATCGAAGCGCATTATGACTTGGACACCCGCGATGAAAGTGGCTACACCGCATTGATTCTGGCGGCTTATCACGGCCAGGCGGCGGCTGTGGAGCAATTGCTGGCGGCCGGGGCGAATCCGTGCAGCCAGGATAAGCGTGGGAACACTGCGCTGATGGGGGCTATTTTTAAAGGTGAAGTGAGCATTGCCCATAGATTGCTCAAGGCAGACTGCGCGACGGATGAACGAAATAACTCGGGGCAGACGGCGGCGATGTATGCGGCGTTGTTTCAGCGCAAGGATATTCTCGAGGCGTTGGCGGCGAAGGGGGCGGATCTGGAGGCGCGGGATGATAGGGGGAATGATGCTCGGTCGCTGGGGGAGGGGCGGTTTAGTTCAGGCCCCTTGCGTTGA
- the fic gene encoding protein adenylyltransferase Fic encodes MIDSSLLWRPDKPHNQLGALPPAVELEPRAVLKLCIQARSALAELKQAAELIPNQTVLINTIPLLEAKDSSEIESIVTTTDLLFQHAHDTANHADPATKEALRYRKALHQGFQSLAERPLSTNTAVEICSTLKGVDMGIRRVPGVQLANDRTGEIIYTPPDGEERIRDMLANWERFLHYETDLDPLVRMAVGHYQFEAIHPFTDGNGRTGRVLNTLFLIQEGLLNLPILYLSHYIIAHRADYYRLLLDVTRNQAWEPWITLMLTAVKETAEWTTAKINAIRSLAEHTSQYVREQLPKIYSRELVDVIFEQPYCRIGNVIDKQIAQRQAASRYLKDLVSIGILQEVQVGKEKLFTHPKLMQLLTRDRNDFTRYG; translated from the coding sequence ATGATCGACTCTTCTCTGCTCTGGCGACCCGACAAACCCCATAACCAGCTTGGGGCATTACCACCTGCCGTCGAGCTGGAACCGCGCGCGGTGCTCAAACTCTGCATCCAAGCACGCAGCGCTCTGGCTGAGTTGAAGCAAGCGGCAGAGCTCATCCCCAATCAGACCGTGTTGATCAACACCATTCCGTTGCTCGAAGCCAAAGACAGCTCAGAAATAGAAAGCATCGTGACTACAACAGATCTGCTCTTTCAGCATGCTCATGACACGGCCAACCATGCAGACCCTGCTACGAAGGAAGCGCTGCGTTATCGCAAAGCGCTGCATCAGGGCTTTCAGTCATTGGCCGAGCGCCCACTCTCCACTAACACCGCAGTAGAGATATGCAGCACGCTAAAGGGCGTGGACATGGGCATACGACGGGTGCCCGGTGTGCAGTTGGCAAATGATCGAACCGGCGAAATCATCTACACACCGCCAGATGGCGAAGAGCGCATACGCGACATGCTCGCGAATTGGGAGCGCTTCCTGCATTACGAGACCGATCTCGACCCATTGGTGCGAATGGCTGTCGGGCATTATCAGTTTGAAGCGATCCATCCCTTTACCGATGGTAACGGCCGCACAGGACGCGTCCTCAATACGCTGTTTCTGATCCAGGAGGGGCTGTTGAATCTGCCGATTCTCTACCTCAGCCATTACATCATTGCCCATCGCGCGGACTACTATCGCCTGCTGCTCGATGTTACCCGCAACCAAGCCTGGGAGCCGTGGATAACACTCATGCTTACAGCCGTCAAAGAGACTGCCGAATGGACCACGGCGAAAATCAACGCTATCCGCAGCTTGGCAGAGCACACCAGCCAATATGTTCGGGAGCAGCTGCCAAAAATCTATTCTCGCGAATTGGTCGATGTGATTTTCGAACAGCCTTACTGCCGCATTGGTAATGTCATCGACAAGCAGATTGCCCAGCGACAGGCTGCTTCACGCTACCTCAAGGATCTCGTGAGTATCGGCATTCTGCAGGAAGTGCAGGTAGGTAAAGAGAAGCTGTTTACTCATCCCAAGCTAATGCAGCTTTTGACTCGGGATAGGAACGACTTTACGCGCTATGGCTAA
- a CDS encoding ribonucleotide-diphosphate reductase subunit beta has product MLSWDEFDKEDAAEPAKGANAGHASEAAMDKLDSAGGAAAQEARAAHASDSAAVARAKAALNKLDIAEGLAELEGSAARVAVDEKRMINCRADLNQLVPFKYDWAWQKYLDGCANHWMPQEVNMNADIALWKNPEGLTDDERRIVMRNLGFFSTADSLVANNLALAVYRLITNPECRQYILRQAFEEAIHTHAYQYCIESLGMDEGEIFNMYHEIPSVAKKAAWGLKYTRAISDPEFNTGTVETDKELLRNLIGYYCVLEGIFFYCGFTQILSMGRRNKMTGVAEQFQYILRDESMHLNFGIDVINQIKIENPHLWDAELKEEASQMILQGTQLEIEYARDTMPRGVLGMNAAMMEDYLKFIANRRLSQIGLKEEYPGTTNPFPWMSEIMDLKKEKNFFETRVIEYQTGGALSWD; this is encoded by the coding sequence ATGCTGAGCTGGGACGAATTCGACAAAGAAGACGCAGCCGAACCCGCCAAAGGCGCCAACGCCGGCCACGCCAGCGAAGCTGCCATGGACAAACTCGACAGCGCCGGCGGTGCCGCCGCCCAGGAAGCCCGCGCCGCCCACGCCAGCGACTCCGCTGCCGTAGCTCGCGCCAAGGCCGCCCTGAACAAACTCGACATCGCCGAAGGCCTGGCCGAGCTCGAAGGCTCCGCCGCCCGCGTTGCCGTCGACGAAAAGCGCATGATCAACTGCCGCGCCGACCTCAACCAACTCGTCCCCTTCAAGTACGACTGGGCCTGGCAGAAGTACCTGGACGGTTGCGCAAACCACTGGATGCCGCAAGAAGTCAACATGAACGCCGACATCGCCCTCTGGAAAAACCCGGAAGGCCTGACCGACGACGAACGCCGCATCGTCATGCGCAACCTGGGCTTCTTCAGCACCGCCGACTCCCTGGTCGCCAACAACCTGGCCCTGGCCGTGTACCGCCTGATCACCAACCCGGAGTGCCGCCAGTACATCCTGCGCCAGGCCTTCGAAGAAGCGATCCACACCCACGCCTACCAGTACTGCATCGAATCCCTGGGCATGGACGAAGGCGAAATCTTCAACATGTACCACGAGATCCCATCGGTCGCTAAAAAAGCCGCCTGGGGCCTCAAGTACACCCGCGCCATCTCCGATCCGGAATTCAACACCGGCACCGTCGAAACCGACAAAGAGCTGCTGCGCAACCTGATCGGCTACTACTGCGTACTCGAAGGTATCTTCTTCTATTGCGGCTTCACCCAGATCCTCTCCATGGGCCGCCGCAACAAGATGACCGGCGTCGCCGAGCAGTTCCAATACATCCTGCGCGACGAATCCATGCACCTGAACTTCGGCATCGACGTGATCAACCAGATCAAGATCGAAAACCCACACCTGTGGGACGCCGAACTCAAGGAAGAAGCCTCGCAGATGATCCTGCAAGGCACCCAGCTGGAAATCGAATACGCCCGCGACACCATGCCTCGCGGCGTGCTGGGCATGAACGCGGCAATGATGGAGGACTACCTCAAGTTCATCGCCAACCGTCGCTTGTCGCAGATTGGCTTGAAAGAGGAATACCCAGGTACCACGAACCCGTTCCCATGGATGAGCGAGATCATGGACTTGAAGAAGGAGAAGAACTTTTTTGAGACACGGGTTATTGAGTATCAGACGGGTGGGGCGTTGAGCTGGGATTGA
- the cmoB gene encoding tRNA 5-methoxyuridine(34)/uridine 5-oxyacetic acid(34) synthase CmoB: MIDLSPLVRRLANTPLANWANGLQAQLDTKMEKGHGDLQRWQSALDALPPVTACDIDLVNGLRLDCKDNAATHDQMRAALMGLSPWRKGPFDLFGVHVDTEWRSDWKWERVSPHLDLRGKRVLDVGCGNGYYQWRMLGAGADSVIGVDPNWLFFCQFQAVQRYLPDLPAWHLPFALEDLPAGLEGFDTVFSMGVFYHRRSPIEHLLALKDCLVKGGELVLETLVVPGDVHQVLVPEDRYAQMRNVWFLPSVPALELWLRRAGFTDVKCVDVSITTVAEQRGTEWMKFQSLSDFLDPDDHSKTIEGLPAPMRAVITARK, from the coding sequence ATGATTGACCTTTCCCCGCTCGTCCGCCGCCTGGCCAACACCCCGCTGGCCAACTGGGCCAATGGCCTGCAAGCCCAGCTCGACACCAAGATGGAAAAAGGTCACGGCGACCTGCAACGCTGGCAGAGCGCCCTCGATGCCTTGCCCCCGGTTACCGCCTGTGACATCGACCTGGTCAACGGCTTGCGCCTGGACTGCAAAGACAACGCCGCCACCCACGACCAGATGCGCGCAGCCCTCATGGGCCTGTCACCCTGGCGCAAAGGCCCGTTCGACCTGTTCGGCGTCCACGTCGACACCGAATGGCGCTCGGACTGGAAATGGGAGCGCGTCTCCCCGCACCTCGACCTGCGCGGTAAGCGGGTTCTCGACGTCGGCTGCGGCAACGGCTACTACCAATGGCGAATGCTCGGTGCCGGTGCCGACAGCGTCATCGGCGTCGATCCCAACTGGCTGTTCTTCTGCCAGTTCCAGGCGGTGCAGCGTTACCTGCCCGACCTGCCCGCTTGGCATTTGCCCTTCGCACTGGAAGACCTTCCCGCGGGCCTGGAAGGCTTCGACACCGTGTTCTCAATGGGCGTGTTCTACCACCGCCGCTCCCCCATCGAGCATCTGCTGGCGCTCAAGGACTGCCTGGTCAAAGGCGGCGAACTGGTCTTGGAAACCCTTGTAGTCCCCGGCGACGTGCACCAGGTCTTGGTACCGGAAGATCGCTACGCACAGATGCGCAACGTCTGGTTCCTGCCCTCCGTGCCCGCCCTGGAACTGTGGCTGCGCCGCGCCGGCTTCACGGATGTGAAATGCGTGGACGTGAGCATCACCACCGTGGCCGAGCAACGTGGTACCGAATGGATGAAGTTCCAGTCGCTGAGCGACTTCCTCGACCCGGACGACCACAGCAAAACCATCGAAGGCCTGCCAGCGCCGATGCGTGCGGTGATCACCGCACGAAAATAA
- the cmoA gene encoding carboxy-S-adenosyl-L-methionine synthase CmoA, which translates to MTKEPDRLFAQPLSQVPDFAFNEDVVRVFPDMIKRSVPGYPTIVENLGVLAAQFAQPNTTLYDLGSSLGAVTQALRRHVRTEGCQVIAIDNSQAMVERCREYLNAQNSMFQELLPVTVIKGDILALDFKPASVIALNFTLQFIPPAQRLELLTCIHQALVPGGALILSEKLRFEDDQQHDLLTDLHIAFKRANGYSDLEIAQKRSAIENVMKPDSLEENRDRLLAAGFSKVVPWFQCLNFASMIALP; encoded by the coding sequence GTGACCAAAGAGCCCGACCGCCTGTTCGCCCAGCCCCTGAGCCAGGTCCCCGACTTCGCCTTCAACGAAGACGTGGTGCGCGTGTTCCCGGACATGATCAAACGCTCGGTGCCCGGCTACCCCACCATCGTGGAAAACCTCGGCGTGCTCGCGGCGCAATTCGCCCAGCCCAACACCACCCTCTACGACTTGGGCAGCTCCCTGGGCGCCGTCACCCAGGCCCTGCGCCGGCACGTGCGCACCGAAGGCTGCCAGGTGATCGCCATCGACAACTCCCAAGCCATGGTCGAGCGCTGCCGCGAATACCTCAACGCGCAGAACTCCATGTTCCAGGAGCTGCTTCCGGTCACCGTCATCAAGGGCGACATCCTGGCCCTGGACTTCAAACCGGCGTCGGTTATCGCACTCAACTTCACCCTGCAGTTCATCCCTCCGGCCCAGCGCCTGGAACTGCTCACCTGCATCCACCAGGCCCTGGTGCCCGGCGGCGCACTGATCCTCTCGGAAAAACTGCGCTTCGAAGACGACCAACAACACGACCTGCTCACCGACCTGCACATCGCCTTCAAACGCGCCAACGGCTACAGCGACCTGGAAATAGCGCAGAAACGCAGCGCCATCGAAAACGTCATGAAACCCGACAGCCTCGAAGAAAACCGCGACCGACTGCTCGCCGCTGGCTTCAGCAAGGTCGTGCCTTGGTTCCAATGCCTCAACTTCGCCTCGATGATCGCCCTGCCATGA
- a CDS encoding protease inhibitor I42 family protein: protein MSVVRLILPASLTLLTACAQQPRHNIELENPSQCPMSLSVGQTITLQLPTNPSTGYRWLLQNPGASVLRSLGPEVYSSSQETGVIGAAGQSTWRFQARTPGAGHLMLVLQQPWAPEVPPAQTFSCDITVK, encoded by the coding sequence ATGTCCGTCGTCCGCCTGATACTGCCTGCCAGCCTTACCTTGCTCACCGCCTGCGCCCAGCAGCCGCGGCATAACATCGAACTGGAAAACCCAAGCCAGTGCCCGATGTCACTCAGCGTCGGCCAGACCATCACCCTGCAACTGCCCACCAACCCCAGCACCGGCTACCGCTGGCTGCTGCAAAACCCCGGTGCGAGCGTCCTGCGCAGCCTGGGCCCGGAGGTCTACAGCAGCTCCCAGGAAACAGGAGTAATAGGCGCCGCCGGCCAATCCACCTGGCGCTTCCAGGCACGCACTCCAGGCGCCGGCCACCTGATGCTGGTGCTGCAGCAACCCTGGGCTCCGGAAGTCCCGCCCGCCCAAACCTTCAGCTGCGACATCACCGTCAAGTAA